The following coding sequences are from one Solea solea chromosome 11, fSolSol10.1, whole genome shotgun sequence window:
- the tasorb gene encoding protein TASOR isoform X1, with protein sequence MALNPSAAGRKDPKGTETAQLHPGGVEPQKNSAATSALANQNGDQAGCGDGVKPEHEAPERRRSAQTDARSFSSSPLPGQKPSEELPRRNFQIPRKTRERKGLYQFLPPDSREFEDLVKILSSFYLDMPSRGSFSYSKARLIHNELLEKEFIEKRREMKQEGRTEQELAESYCFLYPDKSKLQWICEKGLSVGHSKITTLGNPSVGVYLSKYADLLQINPFEVGSSGDMIIFKVMRGRIKHIFENMPKNAMEPTPKFDCHLSKSANRVTSLLSYRAFELTQQYFYEFAFDEIKARPRHVCPYAVVSFKYKGKEAAAAPLTAHRFSTISSDGRGKNYTVWTGPLINKGQELFPICLRSSSRPYLPFKLPDKLEVNRGMQLDQVKRKIPSVLFSWDTYRASREVMKCGMSCSLFEVVDGKGKPTSGTLAALVNKLERDRMVLVKSLFDRGFLFLLSSAQMVESKERRGRTEKNLQALFIFQESRMVVKYSSRLFEPDSLTVEPQPAVLSSTEPFIPALHYALFKLRPNPGKDVSSSVERQATDYLTRMDSGTVRPFILPEYKYNVDDRTNPLQVPRPKFNMEAVLRSYVHNPANYMLPLNKAKDIMERIRNPVPIPVPAPTPTPTPGPAPAPAPALASALAPALAPALVPALAPAPAPVEYSPVSDWGGSDRGSDRAERPAQEKPPPPDNSSSSSSRRRPGLGHSNGAQLQHKPHIDSPSHAEKLRLTKNEYDKNKMKQLLKLIQLHKKALIKDPGKERGEDGAWDANSLKRKFEGDESGGLNKHQRTDALSNGEPSQGTLAAEMSEEGGQGDNLTAVMESMGIYDTDLRAHGNSNATAASETQRLLKILLTTLNKAMAGSVSVQSNHGGEPSTGSGSGEPSFPNPDIRKQLDPVSQTNYTEEDMDCSPGSPFSPGSPPEQAHTSDNSTWVIPANEDKVQAFPEPKPEPEPEPEAVRVADSHPEPKTSPAVEAKKVSPPTTLPVAEEVLSRPSISLDTILNQEIHSLSSDIKNIMQTHHISYTSQLPPRLPPRHCWLPNSCFSDFVVPYVSPVPTQGHVKALCEMMDKLIPSPPAPSKVTSPPPPVTTSNLTPPPPSKPKAEPSVSRSSSQSDKTGSVKETATIKVKTEPATVKVKTEPATVKVKTEPASIKVKTEPAFTEVAGDVYSPSQVTPESPDPTASGSGSGLLAGNLIGQLKPEVFTSLVEIFKDVTKNTVKFYIYSGDEGEESTVCKEIKGYLKSLGNSECSPQTFLENSGSLDKLLIIIQNEDIAAHVHKIPALMSLKKLPSVSFAGVDTLDDVKNHTYNELFVSGGFMVSDEFVLNPELITQEQLQGLLKFLEDQSTPEHPWQWKVHCKSQKKLKELGRLNTNAMGLLNLLTAYQKKHLVEFLPYHECDTQSRQAPDLDCLIKLQAQHTQQRHLIFLTERPFEMFLHFSRNGIVIASIDDVMNSFHSLIGSINQNELPTPPSTVVNDECVEEEDMSLDSDDGEPPTIADCAEQNQEAKKENPPQPPHLDEFRPPLPEQQVTPERTPSLSDYSALKTAISQFKASNQIGICSADLGSLSPGGFPVNPHQSFLCPSAPWSSYTGSSSYAASPAYPASPCSSTQEQDYRAPAAPATVPTAPVMATAGPLANLASLPMEVKPPPPPHLMMLGHTYGSDTGGTRVTGNSPLSETTLTGYMAGIPKNASGTPAHHDRTFSGPGEGLWGTAGTSTGQTSSVTQGLLDPSGLPKTLEALGGCTPGSHGSRTQVNCTDSLGSSVGIPTVATRGGSIVRPKLPSHPMTGVGYGGIGSIPGQMDHGPMQGAMGPGSLGNYRGRGIPPGFWTRPGRGHDRGGGVGGGPCSWGYPVGRGGPQNYYSDFTYSHNYAPE encoded by the exons ATGGCCCTGAACCCCAGCGCGGCGGGGAGAAAGGATCCAAAGGGTACCGAGACGGCCCAACTCCACCCCGGCGGTGTTGAGCCCCAGAAGAATTCAGCCGCCACCTCGGCCCTAGCCAACCAAAATGGCGATCAGGCTGGATGTGGAGACGGTGTAAAGCCCGAACATGAAGCCCCTGAGCGGCGAAGGAGCGCGCAGACGGACGCCCGGAGCTTCAGCAGTTCTCCCTTACCGGGCCAGAAACCGAGCGAGGAGCTGCCACGGAGAAATTTTCAAATCCCGAGGAAGACGAGAGAACGGAAAG GCTTGTACCAGTTTCTGCCTCCTGACAGCCGGGAGTTTGAGGACCTTGTGAAGATTTTATCCTCGTTTTACCTGGACATGCCGTCGCGAGGGTCCTTCTCTTACAGCAAAGCCAGGCTCATTCACAATGAACTGCTGGAGAAGGAG TTCATCGAGAAGCGGAGAGAGATGAAGCAGGAGGGGCGGACCGAACAAGAACTGGCCGAGTCCTACTGCTTCCTTTATCCAGACAAATCCAAG CTCCAGTGGATCTGCGAGAAGGGTCTGTCTGTTGGACACTCCAAGATTACTACACTAGGAAATCCATCAGTGG GTGTCTACCTTTCCAAATACGCAGATTTGTTACAAATCAATCCTTTTGAAGTGGGCTCGTCCGGAGACATGATCATTTTTAAAGTTATGAGG GGTagaataaagcacatttttgagAACATGCCGAAGAATGCGATGGAGCCTACGCCCAAGTTTGACTGTCACTTGTCCAAAAGTGCCAATAGAGTCACGTCGTTGCTGTCCTACAGGGCTTTTGAGCTCACACAG CAATATTTTTATGAGTTTGCATTTGACGAGATCAAGGCACGGCCCCGGCACGTGTGTCCCTACGCTGTGGTTTCCTTTAAATATAAAGGcaaagaagctgctgctgctcccttgACTGCTCACAG GTTTAGCACAATTTCCTCTGATGGAAGag GGAAGAACTACACTGTGTGGACTGGTCCACTCATAAACAAGGGTCAGGAGTTATTTCCAATCTGTCTACGATCTTCTTCACGACCCTACCTTCCTTTCAAACT GCCCGACAAGCTGGAGGTGAATCGTGGCATGCAGCTAGACCAGGTGAAGCGAAAGATTCCCTCTGTTCTCTTTTCTTGGGACACCTACAGAGCATCGCGGGAAG tgatGAAATGTGGCATGTCCTGCAGTCTGTTTGAGGTGGTGGATGGAAAAGGCAAACCGACCAGCGGCACCTTGGCAGCGCTGGTCAACAAGCTGGAGAGAGACAGGATG GTGCTGGTGAAGTCTCTGTTTGACAGGGGCTTTCTCTTCCTGCTCTCCTCAGCTCAGATGGTGGAATCGAAAG agcgTCGGGGGCGGACTGAGAAGAACCTGCAAGCATTATTCATCTTTCAGGAGTCAAGGATGGTTGTTAAGTATT CATCCAGACTGTTTGAGCCTGATTCGCTGACAGTGGAGCCCCAGCCCGCTGTCCTGTCCTCTACGGAGCCCTTCATCCCTGCCCTGCACTACGCTCTGTTCAAGCTGCGACCCAACCCAGGCAAGGACGTGAGCTCCAGCGTGGAGCGACAGGCCACCGATTACCTGACGCGCATGGATTCAGGCACGGTGCGACCATTCATCTTGCCTGAATACAAATACAACGTGGATGATAGAACCAACCCGCTCCAAGTGCCCAGACCCAAATTCAACATGGAAGCTGTGCTCCGCTCTTACGTTCACAACCCTGCCAACTATATGTTACCTCTGAACAAGGCAAAGGATATCATGGAGAGAATACGAAACCCTGTACCCATACCTGTACCcgcacccacacccacacccacaccagGCCCAGCCCCAGCCCCAGCTCCAGCTCTAGCCTCAGCTCTAGCCCCAGCTCTAGCCCCAGCACTAGTGCCAGCTCTAGCTCCAGCCCCAGCCCCAGTGGAATACAGTCCCGTTTCTGACTGGGGCGGCTCAGACAGGGGCTCGGACAGGGCTGAGAGGCCGGCCCAGGAAAAACCGCCACCACCAGACaatagcagcagtagcagcagcagacggAGGCCGGGGCTGGGCCATTCAAATGGAGCACAGTTGCAGCACAAGCCCCACATTGACTCGCCATCTCACGCAGAGAAATTACGGTTAACGAAAAATGAgtatgataaaaacaaaatgaaacagctGCTAAAGCTTATTCAGCTCCACAAGAAGGCACTAATAAAGGATCCTGGgaaggagaggggagaggacgGAGCCTGGGACGCCAACAGTCTGAAAAGGAAGTTTGAAGGTGATGAGAGTGGAGGCCTTAACAAACATCAACGCACTGATGCGCTGAGCAACGGGGAACCCAGTCAAG GCACTTTAGCAGCTGAGATGAGTGAAGAAGGAGGACAGGGTGACAATCTGACGGCAGTAATGGAAAGCATGGGCATCTATGACACCGATCTGAGGGCTCACGGCAACAGCAACGCCACAGCGGCAAGCGAGACCCAGCGGCTCCTCAAGATCCTCCTGACCACTCTCAACAAAGCCATGGCTGGCTCAGTGTCTGTGCAATCGAATCACGGCGGCGAACCGTCGACGGGTTCAGGCAGCGGCGAGCCCTCGTTCCCCAACCCGGATATTAGGAAACAACTCGATCCAGTATCACAGACCAACTACACAGAG gAGGACATGGATTGCAGCCCTGGCAGTCCATTCAGTCCAGGCTCCCCTCCAGAGCAAGCCCACACCTCAGATAACTCAACCTGGGTTATCCCCGCAAATGAAG ACAAAGTGCAAGCGTTTCCTGAGCCGAAGCCCGAGCCCGAGCCTGAGCCTGAGGCTGTGCGAGTGGCAGACAGTCATCCAGAGCCCAAGACGTCGCCCGCGGTGGAAGCAAAAAAGGTGTCACCGCCGACAACATTACCAGTAGCGGAGGAAGTTCTCTCCAGGCCTTCCATCAGCCTGGACACCATCCTCAACCAAGAAATCCACAGCCTCTCTTctgacattaaaaacatcatGCAGACTCATCACATCAGTTATACCTCGCAGCTCCCACCACGGTTACCTCCACGCCACTGCTGGCTGCCCAACAGCTGCTTCTCAGACTTTGTTGTACCCTATGTCTCCCCTGTCCCCACCCAGGGACATGTCAAAGCACTGTGTGAGATGATGGACAAGTTAATCCCAAGTCCACCTGCTCCCTCGAAGGTCACTTCTCCACCTCCCCCCGTGACGACGTCTAACcttacaccaccaccaccctccaaACCTAAAGCAGAGCCCTCTGTGTCGAGGAGCTCCTCACAGAGTGATAAAACGGGCTCCGTCAAAGAGACTGCAACCATAAAGGTTAAAACCGAACCTGCAACCGTAAAGGTTAAGACAGAACCTGCAACCGTAAAGGTTAAGACAGAACCTGCATCCATAAAGGTTAAGACAGAACCTGCATTCACAGAGGTAGCGGGAGACGTCTATTCTCCCTCTCAAGTCACACCAGAGTCCCCAGACCCTACTGCTTCCGGCAGTGGGTCTGGCTTGTTGGCTGGCAACCTCATTGGTCAGCTTAAGCCCGAGGTTTTCACCAGTCTGGTGGAAATCTTCAAGGACGTCACAAAGAACACAGTGAAATTCTACATCTACTCCGGTGACGAGGGGGAGGAGAGCACTGTCTGCAAGGAGATAAAG GGGTACTTGAAAAGTCTTGGCAACAGCGAGTGCAGCCCACAGACGTTTCTGGAAAACAGCGGCAGTTTAGACAagctcctcatcatcattcagaaCGAGGACATTGCCGCACATGTGCACAAG ATCCCGGCTCTGATGTCTTTAAAGAAGTTACCTTCAGTGAGCTTTGCAGGCGTGGACACCCTGGATGATGTCAAGAATCACACTTACAATGAGCTCTTTGTGTCTGGTGGCTTCATGGTGTCTGATGAGTTTGTACTGAACCCGGAACTCATCACACAGG aacAGTTGCAGGGGCTGCTGAAGTTCTTGGAAGATCAGAGCACCCCTGAACACCCCTGGCAGTGGAAGGTGCACTGCAAGTCCCAGAAGAAGCTCAAGGAGCTGGGGAG GTTAAACACCAATGCCATGGGGCTGCTGAACCTCCTGACAGCCTATCAGAAGAAACACCTTGTGGAGTTCCTCCCTTATCACGAATGTGATACGCAGTCACGCCAGGCTCCAGACCTCGATTGCCTCATTAAACTCCAAGCTCAGCATACGCAGCAACGGCACCTTATCTTCCTCACAG AGAGGCCATTTGAGATGTTTCTGCATTTCTCCAGAAATGGAATAGTGATAGCAAGCATTGATGATGTTATGAACAGTTTCCACAGTCTGATTGGCTCCATTAATCAGAACGAGCTTCCAACGCCACCCTCTACTG tAGTGAATGATGagtgtgtggaggaggaggacatgtcATTAGACTCGGATGATGGCGAGCCACCCACTATAGCAGACTGCGCAGAGCAGAACCAGGAAGCCAAGAAAGAGAATCCTCCGCAGCCGCCGCATTTGGACGAGTTTCGTCCCCCACTCCCAGAGCAGCAGGTCACACCTGAGAGAACGCCATCGTTGTCCGATTACAGCGCTCTCAAAACGGCCATCTCCCAGTTCAAAGCCTCCAACCAGATAGGCATCTGCTCGGCAGACCTTGGCAGCTTGTCACCGGGAGGTTTCCCAGTGAATCCCCACCAGAGCTTCCTGTGTCCCTCAGCCCCGTGGTCCTCCTACACCGGCTCGTCAAGCTATGCGGCTTCCCCCGCCTACCCAGCCTCACCCTGCAGCAGCACCCAGGAGCAGGATTACCGGGCACCTGCAGCCCCCGCCACAGTCCCCACCGCTCCTGTCATGGCCACAGCAGGACCTCTTGCTAACCTGGCTTCTCTACCCATGGAGGTCaaacctccccctccccctcaccTCATGATGCTGGGTCACACATACGGCTCGGACACTGGCGGGACCAGAGTCACCGGGAACTCTCCGCTCAGTGAAACAACTCTGACTGGTTATATGGCTGGCATTCCTAAAAATGCCAGTGGTACTCCAGCACACCATGATAGGACATTTAGTGGACCAGGGGAGGGTTTGTGGGGCACTGCAGGGACCAGCACAGGACAGACTAGCAGTGTCACACAAGGACTATTAGACCCAAGTGGGCTCCCCAAGACACTGGAAGCCCTAGGAGGCTGCACTCCTGGCAGTCACGGGAGCAGGACTCAGGTGAATTGCACTGACAGCCTTGGCTCATCTGTTGGCATTCCCACAGTGGCCACAAGGGGGGGCTCTATAGTCAGACCTAAGCTGCCTTCACATCCAATGACTGGTGTGGGATATGGTGGTATAGGCAGCATCCCAGGACAGATGGACCACGGGCCAATGCAGGGTGCAATGGGTCCTGGTTCTTTAGGGAACTATCGAGGGAGAGGAATCCCACCAGGATTTTGGACACGACCAGGACGAGGACATGATCGGGGGGGTGGGGTTGGAGGTGGACCCTGCTCTTGGGGTTACCCAGTAGGAAGGGGTGGGCCACAGAATTACTACTCAGACTTCACATACTCTCACAATTACGCCCCTGAATAG
- the tasorb gene encoding protein TASOR isoform X2, whose translation MALNPSAAGRKDPKGTETAQLHPGGVEPQKNSAATSALANQNGDQAGCGDGVKPEHEAPERRRSAQTDARSFSSSPLPGQKPSEELPRRNFQIPRKTRERKGLYQFLPPDSREFEDLVKILSSFYLDMPSRGSFSYSKARLIHNELLEKEFIEKRREMKQEGRTEQELAESYCFLYPDKSKLQWICEKGLSVGHSKITTLGNPSVGVYLSKYADLLQINPFEVGSSGDMIIFKVMRGRIKHIFENMPKNAMEPTPKFDCHLSKSANRVTSLLSYRAFELTQQYFYEFAFDEIKARPRHVCPYAVVSFKYKGKEAAAAPLTAHRFSTISSDGRGKNYTVWTGPLINKGQELFPICLRSSSRPYLPFKLPDKLEVNRGMQLDQVKRKIPSVLFSWDTYRASREVMKCGMSCSLFEVVDGKGKPTSGTLAALVNKLERDRMVLVKSLFDRGFLFLLSSAQMVESKERRGRTEKNLQALFIFQESRMVVKYSSRLFEPDSLTVEPQPAVLSSTEPFIPALHYALFKLRPNPGKDVSSSVERQATDYLTRMDSGTVRPFILPEYKYNVDDRTNPLQVPRPKFNMEAVLRSYVHNPANYMLPLNKAKDIMERIRNPVPIPVPAPTPTPTPGPAPAPAPALASALAPALAPALVPALAPAPAPVEYSPVSDWGGSDRGSDRAERPAQEKPPPPDNSSSSSSRRRPGLGHSNGAQLQHKPHIDSPSHAEKLRLTKNEYDKNKMKQLLKLIQLHKKALIKDPGKERGEDGAWDANSLKRKFEGDESGGLNKHQRTDALSNGEPSQGTLAAEMSEEGGQGDNLTAVMESMGIYDTDLRAHGNSNATAASETQRLLKILLTTLNKAMAGSVSVQSNHGGEPSTGSGSGEPSFPNPDIRKQLDPVSQTNYTEEDMDCSPGSPFSPGSPPEQAHTSDNSTWVIPANEDKVQAFPEPKPEPEPEPEAVRVADSHPEPKTSPAVEAKKVSPPTTLPVAEEVLSRPSISLDTILNQEIHSLSSDIKNIMQTHHISYTSQLPPRLPPRHCWLPNSCFSDFVVPYVSPVPTQGHVKALCEMMDKLIPSPPAPSKVTSPPPPVTTSNLTPPPPSKPKAEPSVSRSSSQSDKTGSVKETATIKVKTEPATVKVKTEPATVKVKTEPASIKVKTEPAFTEVAGDVYSPSQVTPESPDPTASGSGSGLLAGNLIGQLKPEVFTSLVEIFKDVTKNTVKFYIYSGDEGEESTVCKEIKGYLKSLGNSECSPQTFLENSGSLDKLLIIIQNEDIAAHVHKIPALMSLKKLPSVSFAGVDTLDDVKNHTYNELFVSGGFMVSDEFVLNPELITQEQLQGLLKFLEDQSTPEHPWQWKVHCKSQKKLKELGRLNTNAMGLLNLLTAYQKKHLVEFLPYHECDTQSRQAPDLDCLIKLQAQHTQQRHLIFLTERPFEMFLHFSRNGIVIASIDDVMNSFHSLIGSINQNELPTPPSTVNDECVEEEDMSLDSDDGEPPTIADCAEQNQEAKKENPPQPPHLDEFRPPLPEQQVTPERTPSLSDYSALKTAISQFKASNQIGICSADLGSLSPGGFPVNPHQSFLCPSAPWSSYTGSSSYAASPAYPASPCSSTQEQDYRAPAAPATVPTAPVMATAGPLANLASLPMEVKPPPPPHLMMLGHTYGSDTGGTRVTGNSPLSETTLTGYMAGIPKNASGTPAHHDRTFSGPGEGLWGTAGTSTGQTSSVTQGLLDPSGLPKTLEALGGCTPGSHGSRTQVNCTDSLGSSVGIPTVATRGGSIVRPKLPSHPMTGVGYGGIGSIPGQMDHGPMQGAMGPGSLGNYRGRGIPPGFWTRPGRGHDRGGGVGGGPCSWGYPVGRGGPQNYYSDFTYSHNYAPE comes from the exons ATGGCCCTGAACCCCAGCGCGGCGGGGAGAAAGGATCCAAAGGGTACCGAGACGGCCCAACTCCACCCCGGCGGTGTTGAGCCCCAGAAGAATTCAGCCGCCACCTCGGCCCTAGCCAACCAAAATGGCGATCAGGCTGGATGTGGAGACGGTGTAAAGCCCGAACATGAAGCCCCTGAGCGGCGAAGGAGCGCGCAGACGGACGCCCGGAGCTTCAGCAGTTCTCCCTTACCGGGCCAGAAACCGAGCGAGGAGCTGCCACGGAGAAATTTTCAAATCCCGAGGAAGACGAGAGAACGGAAAG GCTTGTACCAGTTTCTGCCTCCTGACAGCCGGGAGTTTGAGGACCTTGTGAAGATTTTATCCTCGTTTTACCTGGACATGCCGTCGCGAGGGTCCTTCTCTTACAGCAAAGCCAGGCTCATTCACAATGAACTGCTGGAGAAGGAG TTCATCGAGAAGCGGAGAGAGATGAAGCAGGAGGGGCGGACCGAACAAGAACTGGCCGAGTCCTACTGCTTCCTTTATCCAGACAAATCCAAG CTCCAGTGGATCTGCGAGAAGGGTCTGTCTGTTGGACACTCCAAGATTACTACACTAGGAAATCCATCAGTGG GTGTCTACCTTTCCAAATACGCAGATTTGTTACAAATCAATCCTTTTGAAGTGGGCTCGTCCGGAGACATGATCATTTTTAAAGTTATGAGG GGTagaataaagcacatttttgagAACATGCCGAAGAATGCGATGGAGCCTACGCCCAAGTTTGACTGTCACTTGTCCAAAAGTGCCAATAGAGTCACGTCGTTGCTGTCCTACAGGGCTTTTGAGCTCACACAG CAATATTTTTATGAGTTTGCATTTGACGAGATCAAGGCACGGCCCCGGCACGTGTGTCCCTACGCTGTGGTTTCCTTTAAATATAAAGGcaaagaagctgctgctgctcccttgACTGCTCACAG GTTTAGCACAATTTCCTCTGATGGAAGag GGAAGAACTACACTGTGTGGACTGGTCCACTCATAAACAAGGGTCAGGAGTTATTTCCAATCTGTCTACGATCTTCTTCACGACCCTACCTTCCTTTCAAACT GCCCGACAAGCTGGAGGTGAATCGTGGCATGCAGCTAGACCAGGTGAAGCGAAAGATTCCCTCTGTTCTCTTTTCTTGGGACACCTACAGAGCATCGCGGGAAG tgatGAAATGTGGCATGTCCTGCAGTCTGTTTGAGGTGGTGGATGGAAAAGGCAAACCGACCAGCGGCACCTTGGCAGCGCTGGTCAACAAGCTGGAGAGAGACAGGATG GTGCTGGTGAAGTCTCTGTTTGACAGGGGCTTTCTCTTCCTGCTCTCCTCAGCTCAGATGGTGGAATCGAAAG agcgTCGGGGGCGGACTGAGAAGAACCTGCAAGCATTATTCATCTTTCAGGAGTCAAGGATGGTTGTTAAGTATT CATCCAGACTGTTTGAGCCTGATTCGCTGACAGTGGAGCCCCAGCCCGCTGTCCTGTCCTCTACGGAGCCCTTCATCCCTGCCCTGCACTACGCTCTGTTCAAGCTGCGACCCAACCCAGGCAAGGACGTGAGCTCCAGCGTGGAGCGACAGGCCACCGATTACCTGACGCGCATGGATTCAGGCACGGTGCGACCATTCATCTTGCCTGAATACAAATACAACGTGGATGATAGAACCAACCCGCTCCAAGTGCCCAGACCCAAATTCAACATGGAAGCTGTGCTCCGCTCTTACGTTCACAACCCTGCCAACTATATGTTACCTCTGAACAAGGCAAAGGATATCATGGAGAGAATACGAAACCCTGTACCCATACCTGTACCcgcacccacacccacacccacaccagGCCCAGCCCCAGCCCCAGCTCCAGCTCTAGCCTCAGCTCTAGCCCCAGCTCTAGCCCCAGCACTAGTGCCAGCTCTAGCTCCAGCCCCAGCCCCAGTGGAATACAGTCCCGTTTCTGACTGGGGCGGCTCAGACAGGGGCTCGGACAGGGCTGAGAGGCCGGCCCAGGAAAAACCGCCACCACCAGACaatagcagcagtagcagcagcagacggAGGCCGGGGCTGGGCCATTCAAATGGAGCACAGTTGCAGCACAAGCCCCACATTGACTCGCCATCTCACGCAGAGAAATTACGGTTAACGAAAAATGAgtatgataaaaacaaaatgaaacagctGCTAAAGCTTATTCAGCTCCACAAGAAGGCACTAATAAAGGATCCTGGgaaggagaggggagaggacgGAGCCTGGGACGCCAACAGTCTGAAAAGGAAGTTTGAAGGTGATGAGAGTGGAGGCCTTAACAAACATCAACGCACTGATGCGCTGAGCAACGGGGAACCCAGTCAAG GCACTTTAGCAGCTGAGATGAGTGAAGAAGGAGGACAGGGTGACAATCTGACGGCAGTAATGGAAAGCATGGGCATCTATGACACCGATCTGAGGGCTCACGGCAACAGCAACGCCACAGCGGCAAGCGAGACCCAGCGGCTCCTCAAGATCCTCCTGACCACTCTCAACAAAGCCATGGCTGGCTCAGTGTCTGTGCAATCGAATCACGGCGGCGAACCGTCGACGGGTTCAGGCAGCGGCGAGCCCTCGTTCCCCAACCCGGATATTAGGAAACAACTCGATCCAGTATCACAGACCAACTACACAGAG gAGGACATGGATTGCAGCCCTGGCAGTCCATTCAGTCCAGGCTCCCCTCCAGAGCAAGCCCACACCTCAGATAACTCAACCTGGGTTATCCCCGCAAATGAAG ACAAAGTGCAAGCGTTTCCTGAGCCGAAGCCCGAGCCCGAGCCTGAGCCTGAGGCTGTGCGAGTGGCAGACAGTCATCCAGAGCCCAAGACGTCGCCCGCGGTGGAAGCAAAAAAGGTGTCACCGCCGACAACATTACCAGTAGCGGAGGAAGTTCTCTCCAGGCCTTCCATCAGCCTGGACACCATCCTCAACCAAGAAATCCACAGCCTCTCTTctgacattaaaaacatcatGCAGACTCATCACATCAGTTATACCTCGCAGCTCCCACCACGGTTACCTCCACGCCACTGCTGGCTGCCCAACAGCTGCTTCTCAGACTTTGTTGTACCCTATGTCTCCCCTGTCCCCACCCAGGGACATGTCAAAGCACTGTGTGAGATGATGGACAAGTTAATCCCAAGTCCACCTGCTCCCTCGAAGGTCACTTCTCCACCTCCCCCCGTGACGACGTCTAACcttacaccaccaccaccctccaaACCTAAAGCAGAGCCCTCTGTGTCGAGGAGCTCCTCACAGAGTGATAAAACGGGCTCCGTCAAAGAGACTGCAACCATAAAGGTTAAAACCGAACCTGCAACCGTAAAGGTTAAGACAGAACCTGCAACCGTAAAGGTTAAGACAGAACCTGCATCCATAAAGGTTAAGACAGAACCTGCATTCACAGAGGTAGCGGGAGACGTCTATTCTCCCTCTCAAGTCACACCAGAGTCCCCAGACCCTACTGCTTCCGGCAGTGGGTCTGGCTTGTTGGCTGGCAACCTCATTGGTCAGCTTAAGCCCGAGGTTTTCACCAGTCTGGTGGAAATCTTCAAGGACGTCACAAAGAACACAGTGAAATTCTACATCTACTCCGGTGACGAGGGGGAGGAGAGCACTGTCTGCAAGGAGATAAAG GGGTACTTGAAAAGTCTTGGCAACAGCGAGTGCAGCCCACAGACGTTTCTGGAAAACAGCGGCAGTTTAGACAagctcctcatcatcattcagaaCGAGGACATTGCCGCACATGTGCACAAG ATCCCGGCTCTGATGTCTTTAAAGAAGTTACCTTCAGTGAGCTTTGCAGGCGTGGACACCCTGGATGATGTCAAGAATCACACTTACAATGAGCTCTTTGTGTCTGGTGGCTTCATGGTGTCTGATGAGTTTGTACTGAACCCGGAACTCATCACACAGG aacAGTTGCAGGGGCTGCTGAAGTTCTTGGAAGATCAGAGCACCCCTGAACACCCCTGGCAGTGGAAGGTGCACTGCAAGTCCCAGAAGAAGCTCAAGGAGCTGGGGAG GTTAAACACCAATGCCATGGGGCTGCTGAACCTCCTGACAGCCTATCAGAAGAAACACCTTGTGGAGTTCCTCCCTTATCACGAATGTGATACGCAGTCACGCCAGGCTCCAGACCTCGATTGCCTCATTAAACTCCAAGCTCAGCATACGCAGCAACGGCACCTTATCTTCCTCACAG AGAGGCCATTTGAGATGTTTCTGCATTTCTCCAGAAATGGAATAGTGATAGCAAGCATTGATGATGTTATGAACAGTTTCCACAGTCTGATTGGCTCCATTAATCAGAACGAGCTTCCAACGCCACCCTCTACTG TGAATGATGagtgtgtggaggaggaggacatgtcATTAGACTCGGATGATGGCGAGCCACCCACTATAGCAGACTGCGCAGAGCAGAACCAGGAAGCCAAGAAAGAGAATCCTCCGCAGCCGCCGCATTTGGACGAGTTTCGTCCCCCACTCCCAGAGCAGCAGGTCACACCTGAGAGAACGCCATCGTTGTCCGATTACAGCGCTCTCAAAACGGCCATCTCCCAGTTCAAAGCCTCCAACCAGATAGGCATCTGCTCGGCAGACCTTGGCAGCTTGTCACCGGGAGGTTTCCCAGTGAATCCCCACCAGAGCTTCCTGTGTCCCTCAGCCCCGTGGTCCTCCTACACCGGCTCGTCAAGCTATGCGGCTTCCCCCGCCTACCCAGCCTCACCCTGCAGCAGCACCCAGGAGCAGGATTACCGGGCACCTGCAGCCCCCGCCACAGTCCCCACCGCTCCTGTCATGGCCACAGCAGGACCTCTTGCTAACCTGGCTTCTCTACCCATGGAGGTCaaacctccccctccccctcaccTCATGATGCTGGGTCACACATACGGCTCGGACACTGGCGGGACCAGAGTCACCGGGAACTCTCCGCTCAGTGAAACAACTCTGACTGGTTATATGGCTGGCATTCCTAAAAATGCCAGTGGTACTCCAGCACACCATGATAGGACATTTAGTGGACCAGGGGAGGGTTTGTGGGGCACTGCAGGGACCAGCACAGGACAGACTAGCAGTGTCACACAAGGACTATTAGACCCAAGTGGGCTCCCCAAGACACTGGAAGCCCTAGGAGGCTGCACTCCTGGCAGTCACGGGAGCAGGACTCAGGTGAATTGCACTGACAGCCTTGGCTCATCTGTTGGCATTCCCACAGTGGCCACAAGGGGGGGCTCTATAGTCAGACCTAAGCTGCCTTCACATCCAATGACTGGTGTGGGATATGGTGGTATAGGCAGCATCCCAGGACAGATGGACCACGGGCCAATGCAGGGTGCAATGGGTCCTGGTTCTTTAGGGAACTATCGAGGGAGAGGAATCCCACCAGGATTTTGGACACGACCAGGACGAGGACATGATCGGGGGGGTGGGGTTGGAGGTGGACCCTGCTCTTGGGGTTACCCAGTAGGAAGGGGTGGGCCACAGAATTACTACTCAGACTTCACATACTCTCACAATTACGCCCCTGAATAG